Proteins encoded together in one Polaribacter reichenbachii window:
- a CDS encoding lysophospholipid acyltransferase family protein: MIKKIWYQSVKVFLKISLNFYAKEIKISGKENIPKKGAVLFAINHPNALMDPLFVTTFNPRENHFLVRADVFKKPLIKKALASLNLMPIYRIRDGIKQLSNNEEVFEKCFKILKNKETLIIFPQGGHSRDRNIKPLSKGFTRIVFGALEQNPDLEITVIPVGITYQNSSSYPAKVCVQFGEGIHSRAIFNANEKPKAINTIKRLVSEQLQKLTVHIPDDENYTTKLKHLNEANVDFTKVDTVNKIIAKNSYPKPVKKPINRLKPLFYIVLLNSIFPYLIWQKMKKNIKEIEFVDTMRYAVNVISFPVFYLLQALLIYFFFGWEIALGYWLISYILVFVFTKFSIANTED, translated from the coding sequence ATGATTAAAAAAATTTGGTATCAAAGTGTAAAAGTTTTTTTAAAAATTAGCTTAAACTTTTATGCAAAAGAAATAAAAATTTCTGGTAAAGAAAACATACCTAAAAAAGGAGCGGTTTTGTTTGCTATCAATCATCCAAATGCATTGATGGATCCTTTGTTTGTAACAACATTTAATCCTAGAGAAAATCATTTTTTAGTTAGAGCAGATGTTTTTAAAAAACCATTGATTAAAAAAGCATTGGCTTCATTAAACTTAATGCCTATTTACAGAATTAGAGACGGAATTAAACAACTCTCTAACAACGAAGAAGTTTTTGAAAAATGCTTTAAAATTTTAAAAAATAAAGAAACATTAATTATTTTTCCACAAGGTGGCCATTCAAGAGATAGAAATATAAAGCCTTTAAGCAAAGGTTTTACCAGAATTGTTTTTGGTGCTTTAGAACAAAATCCTGATTTAGAAATCACGGTTATACCTGTTGGTATTACCTATCAAAATTCATCTAGTTATCCTGCTAAAGTTTGTGTGCAATTTGGAGAAGGGATTCATTCTAGAGCTATTTTTAATGCCAATGAAAAACCAAAAGCCATAAATACTATAAAAAGATTGGTTAGTGAACAACTACAAAAATTAACCGTTCATATTCCTGATGATGAAAACTATACAACCAAATTAAAACATTTAAATGAAGCAAATGTAGATTTTACAAAGGTGGATACAGTTAATAAAATAATTGCTAAAAACAGTTATCCAAAACCTGTAAAAAAACCGATAAATCGTTTAAAACCGCTGTTTTATATCGTTCTTTTAAATAGTATTTTCCCGTATTTAATTTGGCAAAAAATGAAGAAGAATATAAAAGAAATTGAGTTTGTAGACACTATGAGATACGCTGTAAATGTAATTTCTTTTCCTGTGTTTTATCTTTTACAAGCACTACTCATTTACTTTTTCTTCGGATGGGAAATAGCGCTAGGATATTGGCTTATTTCTTATATTTTAGTTTTTGTTTTCACAAAATTTTCGATTGCTAATACTGAGGATTAA
- a CDS encoding bile acid:sodium symporter family protein has product MQNQIDIDAIKINFDSSGLWVLNIAIAIIMFGVALAISVDDFKRLFKNPKIVFVGVLSQFILLPALTFLGIILIKPHPSFALGMMMIAACPGGNVSNFFSKMAGGNAALSVSLTAFATLICIFMTPFNLQFWGSLYGPTNEILKTVELNWVDLLKLVSLILGIPLICGMLIKHYHSEMAGKIEKVLKPLSMLVFIALIFIAFSQNLDVFVNHIHHVLALVIFHNIFAFILGFYTSKSFGLNNKDCKTISMETGIQNGGLGLLLIFGFFDGLGGMALLAAFWGIWDVFSGMALATFWGRNK; this is encoded by the coding sequence ATGCAAAATCAAATAGACATAGATGCTATAAAAATAAACTTCGATTCTAGTGGATTGTGGGTTTTAAATATTGCAATTGCCATAATTATGTTTGGTGTTGCTTTAGCAATTTCTGTAGATGATTTTAAACGCTTATTTAAAAATCCGAAAATTGTTTTCGTAGGTGTTTTGTCGCAATTTATATTATTACCTGCCTTAACTTTTTTAGGGATTATTTTAATAAAACCTCATCCAAGTTTTGCTCTAGGAATGATGATGATTGCAGCTTGCCCAGGTGGAAATGTATCTAACTTTTTTAGTAAAATGGCTGGAGGAAATGCTGCGCTATCTGTTAGTTTAACCGCTTTTGCAACACTTATTTGCATTTTTATGACACCTTTTAATTTGCAATTTTGGGGTAGTTTATATGGCCCTACAAACGAAATTTTAAAAACTGTAGAACTCAATTGGGTAGATTTATTAAAGCTCGTTTCTTTAATTTTAGGAATCCCTTTAATTTGCGGAATGCTCATAAAACATTACCATTCAGAAATGGCTGGTAAAATTGAAAAGGTGTTAAAACCATTATCTATGCTGGTTTTTATTGCTTTGATTTTTATCGCTTTTTCACAAAATTTAGATGTTTTTGTAAATCATATTCATCACGTTTTAGCTTTGGTGATTTTTCATAATATTTTTGCATTTATCTTAGGTTTTTATACTTCAAAAAGTTTTGGATTAAATAATAAAGATTGTAAAACTATTTCTATGGAAACTGGAATTCAGAATGGTGGTTTAGGATTATTGTTAATTTTTGGTTTTTTCGATGGTTTAGGTGGTATGGCTTTGTTAGCCGCTTTCTGGGGTATTTGGGATGTGTTTTCTGGAATGGCTCTTGCCACTTTTTGGGGAAGAAATAAATGA
- a CDS encoding DUF4159 domain-containing protein — translation MKQFITLLFLSIFFQLNAQDVAILKYNGGGDWYANPTAIPNLVEFTNHNIKTNISKNPQTVAVNSEDIYNYPLLFLTGHGNVYFSDNEATNLKNYLISGGFLHISDNYGLDKFIRRELKKVFPSLELKEIPSNHPIYNQTFKFPNGIPKIHEHDKKNAQGFGLFYEGRLIVFYDYETDLSDGWEDQIIHNNPKEVREKALKMGANIIEYAFTN, via the coding sequence ATGAAGCAATTTATAACGCTCCTATTTTTATCTATTTTTTTTCAGCTAAACGCACAAGATGTTGCCATTTTAAAATACAACGGTGGTGGAGATTGGTATGCAAATCCAACTGCAATTCCGAATTTAGTTGAATTCACCAATCATAATATTAAAACTAATATTTCTAAAAATCCGCAGACAGTTGCTGTTAATAGCGAAGACATTTACAATTATCCTCTTTTATTTTTAACAGGCCATGGCAATGTTTATTTTTCTGATAACGAAGCGACCAACTTAAAAAACTATTTAATTTCTGGGGGATTTTTACACATTTCAGATAATTATGGTTTAGATAAATTTATAAGAAGAGAGTTAAAAAAAGTCTTTCCTAGCTTAGAGCTTAAAGAAATTCCTAGTAATCATCCTATTTATAATCAGACTTTTAAATTTCCTAACGGAATTCCTAAAATTCATGAACACGATAAGAAAAATGCACAAGGTTTTGGACTTTTTTACGAAGGTAGATTAATTGTTTTTTACGATTATGAAACCGATTTGAGTGATGGTTGGGAAGATCAAATTATACACAACAACCCAAAAGAAGTTAGAGAAAAAGCTTTAAAAATGGGTGCAAATATTATTGAATACGCATTTACGAATTAG
- a CDS encoding 16S rRNA (uracil(1498)-N(3))-methyltransferase, protein MQLFYNSDINTSTSSITFDKIESRHIVRVLRKKQDDVLHITNGKGFLFDAKITIASDKKCIAEIIAHQEKPKPWGYYLHIAIAPTKNNDRIEWFLEKATEIGIDEITPIICNNSERRVVKLERFEKIIQSAMKQSLKFTIPKLNKPIKFNEFLNQDLEGETYIAHCEEQDKNLLKSVVKPSEKTTILIGPEGDFSLDEIKKALEKNYTPISLGKSRLRTETAALVAVNTISFINQ, encoded by the coding sequence ATGCAACTTTTTTATAATTCTGATATTAATACTTCTACTTCTTCAATTACTTTTGATAAAATTGAAAGCAGACATATTGTTCGTGTTTTAAGAAAAAAACAAGATGATGTTTTACATATTACCAATGGAAAAGGTTTTTTGTTTGATGCTAAAATTACAATAGCAAGTGATAAAAAATGCATTGCAGAAATTATAGCGCATCAAGAAAAACCAAAACCTTGGGGTTATTATTTACACATTGCCATTGCACCTACAAAAAACAACGACAGAATTGAATGGTTTTTAGAGAAAGCCACAGAAATTGGTATTGATGAAATTACACCAATCATTTGTAATAATTCTGAACGTAGAGTTGTAAAACTAGAACGATTTGAGAAAATAATTCAGTCTGCAATGAAACAATCTTTAAAATTTACGATTCCTAAATTGAATAAACCTATTAAATTTAATGAATTTTTAAATCAAGATTTAGAAGGTGAAACATATATAGCTCATTGTGAGGAACAAGACAAAAATTTGTTGAAATCAGTTGTAAAACCATCAGAAAAAACCACTATTTTAATTGGACCCGAAGGTGATTTTTCTTTGGATGAAATTAAAAAAGCATTAGAAAAAAATTATACTCCTATTTCTTTGGGCAAAAGCAGATTAAGAACTGAAACTGCTGCTTTAGTTGCTGTGAATACTATATCTTTTATAAATCAGTAA
- a CDS encoding GTP cyclohydrolase, with amino-acid sequence MITLKQAITKKEMKRFVLFPFSLYKNNKYWVPPIIKDEIANFNAKKNPVFKNADAQFFLAYKGRKIVGRVVAIINWYEINNQQIRKMRFGWFDVIDDIEVTKVLLDKINEIGKKNNLEYIEGPVGFNNLDKTGVLIDGFDHQGTMITWYNHPYYKDHLEQLGYVKEKEYLENKFKFKNVDAVYFDRVSSIIKRRFKLKALDFTKTKDILPFVDEMFEVFSASYSKLSTFVPISEDQIEYFKKKYITFINPEYIKFVVDESNKLVAFAIVMPSFSEALQKAKGKLFPLGMFRLLKARRHSKDVTFYLIGVHPDYQNKGVTAIIFDQYTKTFAKRGIVNCIRTPELEENESIRKIWEDFNPVTHKRRRTYRKSIQ; translated from the coding sequence ATGATTACCTTAAAACAAGCTATTACTAAAAAAGAAATGAAACGTTTTGTTTTATTTCCGTTTTCATTATATAAAAATAACAAGTACTGGGTTCCTCCTATTATTAAGGATGAAATTGCCAATTTTAATGCAAAAAAAAATCCTGTATTTAAAAATGCTGATGCCCAATTTTTTCTTGCTTATAAAGGTAGAAAAATTGTAGGTAGAGTTGTTGCTATTATCAATTGGTACGAAATAAATAACCAGCAAATCAGAAAAATGCGTTTTGGTTGGTTTGATGTTATCGATGATATAGAAGTTACCAAAGTTCTTTTAGATAAGATAAATGAAATTGGTAAAAAAAATAATTTAGAATATATAGAAGGACCTGTTGGTTTTAATAATTTAGATAAAACCGGAGTTTTAATTGATGGTTTCGATCATCAAGGCACAATGATTACCTGGTACAATCATCCTTATTACAAAGATCATTTAGAGCAATTAGGCTACGTAAAAGAAAAAGAATATTTAGAAAATAAGTTTAAATTTAAAAATGTAGATGCTGTTTATTTTGATAGAGTAAGTAGCATTATAAAAAGACGTTTTAAATTAAAGGCATTAGATTTTACAAAAACCAAAGACATTCTACCTTTTGTAGATGAAATGTTCGAAGTTTTTAGTGCTTCTTACTCTAAACTATCAACTTTTGTACCTATATCAGAAGATCAAATAGAATACTTTAAGAAAAAATACATCACTTTTATTAATCCTGAATATATAAAATTCGTGGTTGATGAAAGTAATAAACTTGTCGCTTTTGCCATTGTTATGCCTTCATTTTCAGAAGCATTACAAAAAGCAAAAGGAAAATTATTTCCTTTAGGCATGTTTCGTTTATTAAAAGCAAGAAGACACTCTAAAGATGTTACTTTTTATTTAATAGGCGTACATCCAGATTATCAAAACAAAGGAGTAACTGCTATTATTTTTGATCAATACACAAAAACTTTTGCCAAAAGAGGCATTGTAAACTGTATTAGAACTCCTGAGTTAGAAGAAAATGAATCCATCAGAAAAATTTGGGAAGATTTTAATCCGGTAACTCATAAAAGAAGAAGAACGTATAGAAAGAGTATTCAGTAG